The Methylobacterium currus genome contains a region encoding:
- a CDS encoding MaoC family dehydratase, with amino-acid sequence MPRYCFEDLTPGLRLDFGPLAVSRDDIVGFAREFDPQGFHIDEAAAKDSFVGGLIASGWHTCALGMRLVADGFILQSSSMGSPGIEAVRWLRPVRPGDSLSMRMNVTESRPSGSKPDRGFVRFLLEIANGAGQPVMTQDFWAMFGKAGTPPLPPRPRPPEDPAPADLTEGEALPSVHLEDMPLNRCFDLGAHHFTREDILRFARAFDPQPFHVDEAAAETTHFGGLCASGWHTAAAWMKRMVAARDRGRALAVENGDPIVEGGPSPGFRDLQWLKPVYAGDTIRYDVTLTEARASRTRPGWGVVSHTATGTNQRGEPVFRFAGAWLAPSRAE; translated from the coding sequence ATGCCCCGTTACTGCTTCGAGGATCTCACGCCCGGTCTCCGGCTCGATTTCGGGCCGCTGGCGGTGAGCCGCGACGACATCGTGGGCTTCGCCCGCGAGTTCGATCCGCAGGGCTTCCACATCGACGAGGCGGCGGCGAAGGACAGCTTCGTCGGCGGGCTGATCGCCTCGGGCTGGCACACCTGCGCGCTCGGCATGCGTCTCGTCGCCGACGGCTTCATCCTGCAATCGAGCTCGATGGGCTCTCCCGGCATCGAGGCGGTGCGCTGGCTGCGCCCGGTCCGTCCCGGCGATTCCCTGTCGATGCGGATGAACGTCACCGAGAGCCGGCCCTCCGGCAGCAAGCCCGACCGCGGCTTCGTGCGCTTCCTGCTCGAGATCGCGAACGGCGCCGGCCAGCCGGTGATGACCCAGGATTTCTGGGCGATGTTCGGTAAGGCCGGCACGCCGCCCCTGCCGCCGCGGCCGCGCCCTCCGGAGGATCCTGCGCCCGCCGACCTGACCGAGGGCGAGGCGCTTCCGTCGGTCCATCTCGAGGACATGCCGCTGAACCGGTGCTTCGACCTCGGCGCGCACCACTTCACCCGCGAGGACATCCTGCGCTTCGCCCGCGCCTTCGACCCGCAGCCCTTCCACGTCGACGAGGCGGCGGCGGAAACAACGCATTTCGGTGGCCTGTGCGCCTCGGGCTGGCACACGGCGGCGGCCTGGATGAAGCGCATGGTCGCGGCCCGCGACCGCGGCCGGGCGCTCGCCGTCGAAAACGGCGACCCGATCGTCGAGGGCGGGCCCTCGCCGGGCTTTCGCGATCTGCAATGGCTGAAGCCGGTCTATGCCGGCGACACGATCCGCTACGACGTCACCCTGACCGAGGCGCGGGCGTCGCGCACCCGGCCGGGCTGGGGCGTCGTCAGCCATACCGCCACCGGCACCAACCAGCGCGGCGAGCCGGTGTTTCGCTTCGCGGGGGCGTGGCTGGCGCCGAGCCGGGCGGAGTAA